The following are from one region of the Osmia bicornis bicornis chromosome 8, iOsmBic2.1, whole genome shotgun sequence genome:
- the LOC114877685 gene encoding puff-specific protein Bx42: MSLTSLLPAPSQVVWDREDEAREQKLRQRPVSALVKAVVTAPPYGQRKGWVPRNPEDFGDGGAFPEIHVAQYPLGMGMKGKESTSNALAVQLDAQGKVKYDVIARQGHSKDKIVYSKLSDLLPSEITSEEDPTLQRPSTEETDELTEKTRKALEKITRSKIAAAMPVRCAEKQAPAQYIRYTPSQQGQSFNSGAKQRVIRMVEAQVDPLEPPKFKINKKIPRGPPSPPAPVMHSPTRKVTVKEQKEWKIPPCISNWKNAKGYTIPLDKRLAADGRGLQQVHINENFAKLAEALYIADRKAREAVEMRAQLEKKLAQKEKEKKEDHLRQLAQKAREERAGLKSAALEKSEDSRERDQLRQERHKDRARERNLARAAPDKRSRLQRERERDISEQIALGLPAKSIPNSGEAQFDQRLFNTSKGMDSGYGHDDEYNVYDKPWKDSNSIGSHIYRPSKNIDKDTYGDDLEKLVKTNRFVPDKEFSGTDRSNTRSGPVQFEKDEEDPFGLDQFLKQAKRASSSTTTTTKRKDEQRRDDRDKRRKH; the protein is encoded by the exons ATGTCGCTGACAAG TTTGTTACCTGCACCCTCGCAAGTGGTGTGGGACAGGGAAGATGAAGCGCGTGAACAAAAATTACGTCAAAGACCTGTATCAGCTTTGGTCAAAGCTGTTGTTACTGCTCCACCGTATGGACAACGTAAAGGATGGGTGCCCAGAAACCCAGAA GATTTTGGAGATGGTGGAGCATTTCCAGAAATTCATGTGGCTCAATATCCATTGGGGATGGGaatgaaaggaaaagaatCCACCAGTAATGCTTTGGCAGTACAACTTGATGCTCAAGGAAAAGTAAAATATGATGTAATTGCTAGACAAGGCCACTCTAAGGACAAG ATTGTCTATAGCAAACTAAGTGATCTATTACCCTCAGAAATAACTAGTGAAGAGGATCCTACTCTGCAACGTCCATCTACCGAAGAAACTGACGAACTTACAGAAAAAACCAGAAAAGCtttagaaaaaataacaagaTCAAAAATTGCTGCAGCCATGCCAGTGAGATGTGCTGAGAAACAAGCACCTGCACAATATATTCGATATACACCTTCGCAGCAAGGACAATCTTTTAATTCTGGGGCTAAACAGAGAGTTATTAGAATGGTAGAAGCTCAAGTAGATCCATTAGAACCACCAAAATTCAA aattaacAAGAAAATACCGAGAGGACCTCCTTCACCTCCGGCACCCGTTATGCATTCTCCTACGAGAAAAGTTACAGTGAAGGAACAGAAAGAATGGAAAATACCACCTTGTATCAGTAATTGGAAAAACGCAAAG GGCTACACGATTCCTCTTGATAAACGTCTAGCTGCAGACGGTCGCGGATTGCAGCAAGTTCACATTAACGAAAATTTTGCCAAGTTAGCCGAAGCTCTTTATATCGCTGATAGAAAAGCTCGTGAGGCGGTAGAAATGCGAGCACAGCTTGAAAAGAAATTGGCtcaaaaggaaaaagaaaagaaagaagaccATTTGAGACAGCTGGCACAAAAAGCCAGAGAAGAGCGTGCTGGTTTGAAATCTGCCGCATTAG AAAAATCAGAGGACTCGCGTGAAAGAGATCAACTTAGGCAAGAAAGGCACAAAGATCGTGCTCGTGAACGCAATTTGGCGCGTGCGGCACCTGATAAACGTTCCAGACTACAACGTGAACGTGAAAGAGATATTAGCGAACAGATAGCACTTGGTTTACCAGCGAAAAGTATTCCTAATAGCGGGGAGGCACAGTTCGATCAACGACTGTTTAATACTAGCAAAGGAATGGATAGTGGTTATGGTCACGACGACGAGTACAACGTTTACGATAAACCATGGAAAGATTCTAATTCCATTGGTTCTCATATATACCGTCCTAGTAAAAATATCGATAAAGACACCTACGGAGATGATCTGGAGAAACTCGTCAAGACAAATAG ATTCGTTCCGGACAAAGAGTTCAGTGGAACTGACAGATCAAACACACGCTCTGGACCAGTACAGTTTGAGAAAGATGAAGAAGATCCTTTCGGTTTGGATCAATTCTTGAAACAAGCTAAGCGTGCTAGCAGTTCAACTACCACCACGACAAAACGTAAAGATGAACAACGGAGAGATGATCGTGATAAGCGAAGGAAACATTAA
- the LOC114877686 gene encoding NAD-dependent protein deacylase Sirt4: MSFICTGQYKITIKMKTLLSKANFSDFSFVPKCKPVKDPDVLRLKEFINSHNKICILTGAGISTESGIPDYRSEGVGLYARSTRRPVLYKDFCASETIRQRYWARNYVGWPRFSSVKPNITHEILKELENANKVRCIVTQNVDNLHTKAGSRRVIELHGTAFKVMCLNCDQRICRYHLQDILDHMNPNMTVTTQMIRPDGDVDLSQEQVDGFNVPSCENCGGILKPDIIFFGDNVPRQIVESVKYNVKHSDSLLVLGSTLTTFSGYRIVLQAKNAGLPIAILNIGKTRADNFADIKVNGRCGDVLSRIFMSFPPSRSASL; this comes from the exons atgaGTTTCATTTGTACGGGGCAGtacaaaattacaattaaaatgaaaacattATTAT CTAAGGCAAacttttcagatttttcatttgtaCCGAAATGTAAACCAGTAAAAGATCCAGATGTATTGAGATTAAAAGAATTCATCAATAGCCACaataaaatatgtatcttAACAGGAGCAGGAATTTCTACAGAAAGTGGAATTCCTGATTATAGATCAGAAGGTGTTGGACTTTATGCAAGAAGTACTAGAAGACCTGTGTTATATAAAGACTTTTGTGCAAGTGAAACCATTAGACAACGTTATTGGGCTAGAAATTATGTTGGTTGGCCAAG GTTTTCATCTGTGAAACCAAATATTACTCATGAGATATTAAAGGAATTAGAAAATGCAAATAAAGTAAGATGCATTGTTACCCAAAATGTGGACAATTTACATACAAAAGCTGGTAGCAGGAGAGTCATTGAATTACATGGAACTGCATTTAAAGTAATGTGTCTTAATTGTGACCAAAGAATATGTAGGTATCATCTACAAGATATTCTTGATCACATGAATCCAAATATGACAGTAACTACTCAAATGATAAGACCTGATGGGGATGTAGATCTATCACAG GAACAAGTGGATGGTTTTAATGTTCCATCCTGTGAAAACTGTGGTGGCATTCTGAAACCTGATATCATCTTTTTCGGTGATAATGTACCACGTCAAATAGTAGAAAGTGTGAAATACAATGTGAAACATTCAGATTCCCTACTGGTTTTAGGAAGTACATTAACTACATTCTCTGGTTATCGCATAGTATTGCAAGCCAAGAACGCTGGATTACCTATAGCCATATTGAATATTGGTAAAACCAGAGCAGATAATTTTGCGGACATTAAAGTAAACGGTAGATGCGGTGATGTTCTTTCAAGAATTTTTATGAGTTTCCCTCCATCACGCTCGGCGTCCCTCTAG